Proteins co-encoded in one Campylobacter ornithocola genomic window:
- the rlmB gene encoding 23S rRNA (guanosine(2251)-2'-O)-methyltransferase RlmB has protein sequence MIVYGKQVFFYILEKHKEKIKEIYLAKECEKSDFSKIAKVSKKIKKLDFKAAQSLARGGNHQGFLMEIAEFEFSSFESLKEKDFVVILYNISDVGNIGAIMRSAYALGVDGVILVAKSVAMDGVIRASSGAALDMKIVLNDDILSMINELKQKGFYIYASASGGSDIHTIKTKEKKVLIMGSEGFGIAPKVLKKCDECIGIKMHNDFDSLNVSAAFAILCDRMKNG, from the coding sequence ATGATAGTTTATGGTAAGCAAGTGTTTTTTTATATCTTAGAAAAACACAAAGAAAAAATTAAAGAGATTTATTTAGCAAAAGAGTGTGAAAAATCTGATTTTTCAAAAATAGCAAAGGTATCAAAAAAAATTAAAAAGCTTGATTTTAAAGCTGCACAAAGTTTAGCAAGGGGTGGAAATCATCAAGGTTTTTTAATGGAAATTGCTGAGTTTGAATTTAGCTCTTTTGAAAGTTTAAAAGAAAAAGATTTCGTAGTTATTTTATATAATATTAGTGATGTTGGAAATATAGGTGCTATTATGCGTAGTGCTTATGCACTAGGAGTTGATGGAGTTATTTTGGTAGCTAAAAGTGTAGCTATGGATGGAGTGATCCGTGCAAGTAGTGGTGCGGCTTTAGATATGAAAATAGTCTTGAATGATGATATTTTGAGTATGATAAATGAATTAAAACAAAAAGGTTTTTATATCTATGCTAGTGCGAGCGGAGGTAGTGATATACATACTATAAAAACCAAAGAGAAAAAAGTTTTGATTATGGGAAGTGAAGGTTTTGGTATAGCGCCTAAAGTGCTTAAAAAATGTGATGAGTGTATAGGTATAAAAATGCATAATGATTTTGATAGCTTAAATGTTAGTGCTGCATTTGCGATACTTTGCGATAGGATGAAAAATGGATAG
- a CDS encoding LL-diaminopimelate aminotransferase, whose product MFEEIHFNTIERLPNYVFAEVNAIKMAARRAGEDIIDFSMGNPDGKTPQHIIDKLCESANKDKTSGYSASSGIYKLRLAICNWYKRKYDVDLDPESEVVATMGSKEGFVNLARAVINPGDVAIVPTPAYPIHTQAFIIAGGNVATMNFDFNENYELNENTFFENLQKTLHESIPRPKYVVVNFPHNPTTVTVEKSFYERLVAMAKKERFYIISDIAYADLTFGSYKTPSIFEVEGAKDVAVETYTLSKSYNMAGWRVGFVVGNKRLIAALKKIKSWFDYGMYTPIQVAATIALDGDQACVEEIKATYAKRLEVLLDSFYQAGWELKKPNASMFVWAKLPQSKAHLGSMEFSKQLLQKANVAVSPGVGFGEAGNGYVRIALIENENRIRQAARNIKKYLRE is encoded by the coding sequence ATGTTTGAAGAAATTCATTTTAATACCATAGAAAGACTTCCAAATTATGTTTTTGCTGAAGTTAATGCGATTAAAATGGCAGCAAGAAGAGCGGGGGAGGATATAATAGATTTTTCTATGGGGAATCCTGATGGCAAAACTCCTCAACATATTATAGATAAACTTTGTGAAAGTGCAAATAAAGACAAAACTTCAGGTTATTCTGCTTCGAGTGGAATTTATAAACTAAGACTTGCAATTTGTAATTGGTATAAAAGAAAATATGATGTTGATTTAGATCCTGAAAGTGAAGTAGTTGCAACGATGGGTTCTAAAGAGGGTTTTGTAAATTTAGCAAGAGCTGTGATTAACCCAGGAGATGTAGCTATTGTACCTACACCTGCTTATCCTATACATACTCAAGCTTTTATCATAGCAGGTGGTAATGTAGCAACTATGAATTTTGATTTTAATGAAAATTATGAATTAAATGAAAATACTTTTTTTGAAAATTTACAAAAAACACTACATGAAAGCATTCCGCGTCCAAAATATGTAGTGGTAAATTTTCCGCATAATCCTACAACAGTTACAGTGGAAAAAAGTTTTTATGAGAGATTGGTTGCTATGGCAAAAAAAGAAAGATTTTATATTATTTCTGATATTGCTTATGCGGACTTAACTTTTGGTTCTTATAAAACTCCTTCGATTTTTGAAGTTGAAGGTGCTAAAGATGTAGCAGTAGAAACTTATACACTTTCAAAGTCTTATAATATGGCAGGTTGGCGTGTGGGCTTTGTGGTGGGCAATAAACGCTTAATTGCAGCTTTAAAAAAAATCAAATCTTGGTTTGATTATGGTATGTATACTCCTATACAAGTTGCTGCTACTATAGCTTTAGATGGAGATCAAGCTTGCGTTGAAGAGATTAAGGCAACTTATGCAAAAAGATTGGAAGTCTTGCTTGACTCATTTTATCAAGCAGGATGGGAGCTAAAAAAACCTAATGCAAGTATGTTTGTTTGGGCAAAACTTCCTCAAAGTAAAGCTCATCTTGGTAGCATGGAATTTTCTAAACAACTTTTACAAAAAGCAAATGTGGCGGTAAGTCCTGGAGTTGGCTTTGGTGAAGCGGGTAATGGGTATGTTAGAATAGCTTTAATTGAAAATGAAAACCGCATTCGTCAAGCAGCAAGAAATATAAAAAAATATTTAAGAGAATAA
- a CDS encoding 16S rRNA (uracil(1498)-N(3))-methyltransferase, with protein MRFLYHPQSGALNLELKNEAFLHLKARRIKIGDKIILKNLKDFFAYTYECIGLSRHSCVLSLQNKKEEKQELKTYLHIALAVIDPKIIEKTLPFLNELGVAKLSFVYMDYSQKNFKLDFKRMEKILIESSQQCGRASLMELEIFDNFKKFQQNYENIVLIDFEGEDLMSFESNKHVFLIGAEGGFSQKEREANVKKAKLQADFILKAQTALVGVASKIII; from the coding sequence ATGCGATTTTTGTATCATCCACAAAGCGGTGCTTTAAATTTGGAGTTGAAAAATGAAGCTTTTTTACATTTGAAGGCTAGAAGAATTAAAATAGGTGATAAAATCATATTAAAAAATTTAAAAGATTTTTTTGCTTATACTTACGAATGCATCGGACTTTCTAGACATTCTTGTGTATTAAGTTTGCAGAATAAAAAAGAAGAAAAACAAGAATTAAAAACATATTTGCACATAGCTTTAGCAGTGATTGATCCAAAGATCATAGAAAAAACTTTACCTTTTTTAAATGAGCTTGGGGTTGCAAAACTTTCTTTTGTGTATATGGATTATTCACAAAAAAATTTTAAGTTAGACTTTAAAAGAATGGAAAAAATTCTTATAGAATCATCTCAACAATGTGGTCGTGCCTCTTTAATGGAGCTTGAAATCTTTGATAATTTTAAAAAATTTCAGCAAAATTATGAAAATATTGTTTTAATAGACTTTGAAGGTGAAGATTTAATGAGTTTTGAATCTAACAAACATGTATTTTTAATAGGTGCTGAAGGTGGATTTTCTCAAAAAGAAAGAGAAGCGAATGTAAAAAAAGCAAAATTGCAAGCTGATTTTATACTGAAAGCTCAAACGGCTTTAGTAGGGGTTGCTTCAAAAATCATAATTTAA
- a CDS encoding YraN family protein — protein sequence MALMEYLFGKKGEDLACEYLKTQGFEILKRNFHSKFGEIDIIAKKDRILHFVEVKSTQGNYEVAYRLDNKKYNKIIKTIEYYFMKHKSDANFQIDLLCVYKNDIKLLENIGY from the coding sequence ATGGCACTTATGGAGTATCTTTTCGGTAAAAAAGGAGAGGATTTAGCGTGCGAATATTTAAAAACTCAAGGTTTTGAAATTTTAAAAAGGAATTTTCATTCTAAATTTGGAGAAATCGATATTATTGCTAAAAAAGATAGAATTTTGCATTTTGTTGAAGTTAAAAGTACGCAAGGAAATTATGAAGTAGCATATAGACTAGATAATAAAAAATACAATAAAATCATCAAAACTATAGAGTATTACTTTATGAAACATAAAAGCGATGCGAATTTTCAAATAGATTTACTTTGTGTATATAAAAATGATATAAAACTTTTAGAGAACATTGGTTATTAA
- the trxA gene encoding thioredoxin has translation MGKYIDLTTENFAQAKEGVALVDFWAPWCGPCRMLAPVIDELANDFDGKAKICKVNTDEQGDLAAQFGVRSIPTIIFFKDGEVVDQLVGAQSKQALADKLNSLL, from the coding sequence ATGGGAAAATATATAGATTTAACTACAGAAAATTTTGCACAAGCAAAAGAAGGCGTAGCTTTAGTAGATTTTTGGGCTCCATGGTGTGGACCTTGTAGAATGCTTGCTCCAGTAATTGATGAACTTGCAAATGATTTTGATGGTAAGGCTAAAATTTGTAAAGTAAATACAGATGAGCAAGGTGATTTAGCTGCACAATTTGGTGTAAGATCTATCCCAACTATCATTTTCTTTAAAGATGGTGAAGTGGTTGATCAGCTAGTTGGTGCTCAATCAAAACAAGCTTTGGCAGATAAACTAAACTCACTTTTATAA
- the rsmI gene encoding 16S rRNA (cytidine(1402)-2'-O)-methyltransferase produces MLYFIPTPIGNLNDISFHSLEILQKCKLFLCEDTRVCKSLVHLLNEKFNLKIKPDKYLALHTHNEKDFLAKIDENFFEQDIAYLSDAGMPGISDPGQFLIEYATKNNIDYEVLAGANAALLALVSSAFCKKEFIFMGFLANKNPQRQKDIENLMLNPYPSIVYEAPTRILNLIEEISKIDPLREIFVIKEATKKFEAKFRANVLEILEKLKIMDLRGEWCVVISAKEKQFHQNTLCEQDVYELDLPLKAKAKLLSKINAKSPKENYQKLLLS; encoded by the coding sequence ATGTTATATTTTATTCCTACACCCATAGGAAATTTAAACGATATTTCTTTTCATTCTTTAGAAATTTTGCAAAAATGCAAACTCTTTTTATGTGAAGATACAAGAGTTTGCAAGTCTTTGGTCCATCTTCTTAATGAAAAATTTAATCTAAAAATAAAACCTGATAAATATCTAGCCTTACATACTCATAATGAAAAAGATTTTTTAGCAAAAATAGATGAGAATTTTTTTGAACAAGATATTGCGTATTTAAGTGATGCGGGTATGCCAGGCATTAGCGACCCAGGTCAATTTTTAATCGAATATGCTACCAAAAATAATATTGATTATGAAGTCTTAGCAGGGGCAAATGCTGCTTTGCTTGCATTAGTTTCAAGTGCATTTTGTAAAAAAGAATTTATTTTTATGGGATTTTTAGCCAATAAAAACCCTCAAAGACAAAAAGATATTGAAAATTTAATGCTTAATCCTTATCCTAGCATAGTCTATGAAGCACCCACTAGAATACTTAATTTAATAGAAGAAATAAGTAAAATTGATCCTTTGAGAGAAATTTTTGTCATAAAAGAAGCAACAAAGAAATTTGAAGCCAAATTTAGAGCAAATGTTTTAGAGATTCTAGAAAAATTAAAAATAATGGATTTGCGTGGTGAATGGTGCGTGGTGATAAGTGCTAAAGAAAAGCAATTTCACCAAAACACCTTGTGTGAGCAAGATGTTTATGAGCTTGATTTACCTTTAAAAGCAAAGGCAAAGCTTCTTTCAAAAATCAATGCAAAATCTCCAAAAGAAAATTATCAAAAACTGCTTTTAAGTTGA
- a CDS encoding homoserine dehydrogenase — MKIAILGYGTVGSAVVETLLKNQDLIKARCNEEIIPVIALARSLKPNALIPIVNDIDEVLEREDIDVFVELMGGIDLPFEIISKILKRKKSVVTANKALLAYHRCELEKLAQDTAFGYEASVAGGIPIIKILKEGLSANNIVSIKGILNGTSNYILSKMTEDSAKFQEVLKKAQDLGYAEADPTFDIEGFDAAHKLLILANIAYGLRVKPEDILIEGVSKVSDEDIYFAKEFEYTIKHLGIAKIKDEKIELRVHPVMLNKDKMLAKVDGVMNAISVDGDVLGESLYYGPGAGGKATASAVIADLIDIARKEKNSAIFGYLNDTSYELLNKDEIYTRYYLRLKVLDKIGVLSKITHLMSEHQISIDTFLQKPKKEKQDYSTLFFITHQTYEKNIQILTQRLREQEFVKDDVFMMRIED; from the coding sequence ATGAAAATCGCAATTTTAGGCTATGGCACGGTAGGAAGTGCTGTTGTAGAAACTTTGTTAAAAAATCAAGATTTAATTAAAGCAAGATGTAATGAAGAAATTATTCCAGTAATTGCTTTAGCAAGAAGTCTAAAACCAAATGCATTGATTCCTATAGTAAATGATATTGATGAAGTTTTAGAACGTGAAGATATTGACGTGTTTGTGGAGTTAATGGGTGGTATTGATTTGCCTTTTGAGATTATTTCAAAGATTTTAAAAAGAAAAAAATCAGTAGTAACTGCTAATAAAGCTTTGCTTGCTTATCACCGCTGTGAGCTTGAAAAATTAGCACAAGATACGGCTTTTGGATACGAGGCAAGTGTAGCAGGTGGAATTCCTATTATTAAAATTTTAAAAGAGGGTTTAAGTGCTAATAATATTGTTTCTATTAAAGGCATTTTAAATGGTACAAGTAATTATATTTTAAGTAAAATGACTGAAGATAGTGCTAAATTTCAAGAGGTATTAAAAAAAGCACAAGACTTAGGATATGCTGAAGCTGATCCCACTTTTGATATAGAAGGTTTTGATGCAGCACATAAGCTTTTAATTTTAGCAAATATTGCTTATGGATTAAGAGTAAAGCCTGAAGATATCTTGATTGAGGGTGTTAGCAAGGTAAGTGATGAAGATATTTATTTTGCAAAGGAATTTGAATACACTATAAAGCATTTGGGTATTGCTAAGATTAAAGATGAAAAAATAGAACTAAGGGTTCATCCTGTTATGCTAAATAAAGATAAAATGTTGGCAAAAGTTGATGGAGTGATGAATGCTATTAGTGTTGATGGGGATGTTTTGGGTGAAAGTTTGTATTATGGTCCAGGAGCAGGCGGTAAGGCAACTGCAAGTGCTGTTATAGCAGATTTAATCGATATAGCAAGAAAAGAAAAAAATAGCGCTATTTTTGGGTATTTAAATGATACTTCTTATGAACTTTTAAATAAAGATGAAATTTATACAAGATATTATTTAAGATTAAAAGTTTTAGATAAAATAGGAGTTTTATCAAAAATTACACACTTAATGAGTGAACATCAAATTTCAATCGATACTTTTTTGCAAAAGCCTAAAAAAGAAAAGCAAGATTATAGTACTTTATTTTTCATCACTCATCAAACTTATGAAAAAAATATACAAATTTTAACTCAAAGGCTCAGAGAACAAGAATTTGTAAAAGATGATGTTTTTATGATGAGAATAGAAGATTAA
- the rpmE gene encoding 50S ribosomal protein L31 — protein sequence MKKEIHPEYVECKVSCACGNSFTTKSNKPEIKVDICSNCHPFFTGSEKIVDAAGRVEKFKKKYAMQ from the coding sequence ATGAAAAAAGAAATTCACCCAGAATATGTAGAATGCAAAGTTAGTTGTGCTTGTGGAAATTCTTTTACTACTAAGTCAAATAAACCAGAAATTAAAGTTGATATTTGTTCAAATTGCCATCCATTCTTTACAGGTAGTGAAAAAATCGTAGATGCTGCAGGTCGTGTAGAGAAATTTAAGAAAAAATACGCAATGCAATAA